From a region of the Calonectris borealis chromosome 2, bCalBor7.hap1.2, whole genome shotgun sequence genome:
- the GFUS gene encoding GDP-L-fucose synthase — translation MTEAAGLVPKRILVTGGTGLVGRAIEKVVADGEGRPDEEWIFVSSRDADLTNAAETKALFEQHKPTHVIHLAAMVGGLFKNIRYNLDFWRRNIHINDNVLHSAYEMGVQKVVSCLSTCIFPDKTTYPIDESMIHNGPPHSSNFGYSYAKRMIDIQNRGYFEQHGCRFTAVIPTNVFGPHDNFNIEDGHVLPGLIHKVYLAKQTGSALTVWGTGKPRRQFIYSLDLARLFLWVLREYDEVEPIILSVGEEDEVSIREAAEAIIEAMDFRGELVFDTTKADGQFKKTASNTKLRHYLPGFQFTPFRQAVKETCAWFNANYANARK, via the exons ATGACAGAGGCGGCGGGGCTGGTGCCCAAACGCATCTTGGTGACGGGTGGCACCGGCTTGGTGGGGAGAGCCATCGAGAAGGTGGTGGCTGATGGAGAGGGGCGGCCGGATGAGGAGTGGATCTTCGTGTCCTCCAGAGACGCCGACTTGAC GAATGCCGCGGAGACCAAAGCCCTATTCGAGCAGCACAAGCCCACCCATGTCATCCACCTGGCCGCCATGGTCGGGGGCCTCTTCAAAAACATCCGCTACAATCTGGATTTTTGG AGGAGAAACATCCATATCAATGACAATGTCCTGCACTCGGCGTACGAGATGGGGGTGCAGAAGGTGGTCTCCTGCCTCTCCACCTGCATCTTCCCAGACAAGACGACGTACCCCATCGATGAGAGCATG ATTCACAACGGGCCACCTCACAGCTCCAACTTCGGCTACTCCTACGCCAAGAGGATGATCGACATCCAGAATAG GGGCTACTTCGAGCAGCACGGCTGCCGCTTCACCGCCGTCATCCCCACCAACGTCTTTGGGCCGCACGACAACTTCAACATCGAGGATGGCCACGTCTTGCCGGGACTCATCCATAAGGTCTACCTGGCCAAAC AGACCGGCTCAGCTCTGACCGTCTGGGGCACGGGCAAGCCCAGGAGACAGTTCATCTACTCCCTG GACCTGGCCCGGCTCTTCCTTTGGGTTTTGCGGGAATACGATGAGGTAGAGCCCATCATTTTGTCAG TGGGAGAAGAAGATGAAGTCTCCatcagggaggcagcagaggcGATCATAGAGGCCATGGACTTCAGGGGTGAGCTTGTT TTTGACACCACCAAAGCAGACGGGCAGTTCAAGAAGACAGCCAGCAACACCAAGCTACGGCACTACCTGCCCGGCTTCCAGTTCACACCCTTCAGGCAAG ctgtGAAGGAGACCTGCGCCTGGTTCAACGCCAACTACGCCAACGCCAGGAAGTGA
- the PYCR3 gene encoding pyrroline-5-carboxylate reductase 3, protein MEAVELRVGFVGAGRMAGGLARGLLRAGKVPASSILASAPSDKNLDAWRESGCRTTHCNLEVLQESTLVFLATKPHVLPGVLQEIRPAVGPHHVIVSLAAGVTLQTLQRLLPAGTKVLRLMPNLPCVVQAGAMVFARGSGAGDGEAALLKSLLSSCGLCEEVPESYINIHTGLSGSGVAYVYLFAEALAEGAVKMGMPGGLASRIAAQTLLGAAKMMLETGEHPAKLRGDVCTPGGTTIHALHQLEKGALRATVMNAVEAATNRACDMAKH, encoded by the exons ATGGAGGCGGTGGAGCTGCGCGTGGGGTTCGTGGGCGCCGGGCGGATGGCGGGAGGCCTGGcccgggggctgctgcgggcag GGAAGGTGccagccagcagcatcctggccaGCGCTCCCTCGGACAAAAACCTGGACGCCTGGCGG GAGTCGGGCTGCCGGACCACGCACTGCAACCTGGAGGTGCTGCAGGAGAGCACCCTGGTCTTCCTGGCCACCAAACCCCACGTCCTGCCGGGCGTCCTGCAGGAGATCCGTCCTGCTGTGGGACCCCATCACGTCATCGTCTCGCTGGCGGCCGGCGTCACCCTCCAGACACTGCAGAGG CTTCTCCCTGCCGGGACCAAGGTGCTGCGGCTCATGCCCAACCTGCCGTGCGTGGTGCAGGCAGGGGCAATGGTCTTTGCCCGAGGCAGCGGTGCCGGTGATGGGGAAGCCGCCCTGCTGAAGAGCCTGCTGTCCTCCTGCGGGCTCTGCGAGGAGGTCCCCGAATCCTACATCAACATCCACACCGGCCTCAGCGGCAGTGGGGTGGCCTAC GTCTACCTGTTTGCCGAAGCCTTGGCCGAGGGAGCGGTGAAGATGGGTATGCCGGGTGGCTTAGCCAGCAGGATCGCGGCTCAGACGCTGTTG GGTGCAGCAAAGATGATGCTGGAGACGGGGGAGCACCCGGCGAAGCTGCGAGGAGATGTCTGCACTCCTGGAGGCACCACCATCCACGCGCTGCACCAGCTGGAGAAGGGTGCGCTGCGGGCCACTGTCATGAACGCCGTGGAGGCGGCCACCAACCGGGCATGCGACATGGCCAAGCACTAG
- the TIGD5 gene encoding tigger transposable element-derived protein 5, with translation MPGGEPEAGGGSAGMAGGRRGGGGSSRSAAGGVSVKMALRRAYSIKDKLQAIERVKKGERQASVCRAFGVPGGTLRGWLKDEAKLRWFLEQLGGEVGTQRKKMRLANEEEIDRAVYAWFLALRQHGVPLSGPLIQAQAEAFARQIYGPECTFKASHGWFWRWQKRHGISSQRIYGEGGLPAEPERAPAVCPETLPMPAADAGGYGDEQIYNANVTGLYWKLLPGQAGGVTATAQRRPAPRERVTVLLAANLTGSHKLKPLVVGGLRDPPSLRHHNQDKFPACYRYSPEARLGPALLRAWFFEDFVPGVKRYLRRSCLQQKAVLLLSTPPPPSGTGAEESPPLQTPDGSIRALFLSKGPAGSSSAGGGGRIPAPLEQGVVSAFKQLYKRELLRLAVSCAAGSGGPMDFVRSFLLKDMLYLAGLSWDLIPPGSIEKCWLLGLRAAFEPQPGEEEHGNPPRREEGSGDSKVFSDLTHLAALAYKRLAPEEVADWLHLDDMAPGTEEDDGEEDAEEEGLGGCGAEEDEEEAAAGDGGGRRGGEGGDALLPTAREAIKGLETALRWLEGQDPRQVGPLKLVQLRSLISMAQRLHRGGSPHS, from the coding sequence ATGCCCGGGGGGGAGCCGGAGGCGGGTGGGGGGTCGGCCGGTatggcgggagggcggcggggcggcggcggcagcagcaggagcgcaGCCGGGGGGGTGTCGGTGAAGATGGCGCTGCGACGGGCCTACTCCATCAAGGACAAGCTACAGGCCATCGAGCGGGTGAAGAAGGGCGAGCGGCAGGCGTCGGTGTGCCGGGCCTTCGGGGTGCCGGGGGGTACGTTGAGGGGCTGGCTGAAGGACGAGGCCAAGCTGCGGTGGTTCCTGGAGCAGCTGGGAGGTGAGGTGGGCACCCAACGTAAGAAGATGCGCCTGGCCAACGAGGAGGAGATCGACCGCGCCGTTTACGCCTGGTTTCTCGCCCTCCGCCAGCATGGTGTTCCCCTCTCCGGGCCCCTCATCCAGGCCCAGGCTGAGGCCTTCGCCCGGCAGATCTACGGTCCCGAGTGTACCTTCAAGGCCAGCCACGGCTGGTTCTGGCGCTGGCAGAAGCGTCATGGCATCTCCAGCCAGCGCATCTACGGCGAGGGCGGCCTCCCTGCTGAGCCCGAACGGGCTCCTGCCGTCTGCCCCGAGACCTTGCCCATGCCGGCTGCTGATGCCGGGGGTTACGGCGACGAGCAGATCTACAACGCCAATGTCACCGGGCTCTACTGGAAGCTGCTGCCGGGGCAGGCCGGTGGGGTGACGGCAACAGCACAGCGACGGCCGGCTCCCCGTGAGCGGGTCACTGTGCTGCTGGCCGCCAATTTGACCGGCTCCCACAAACTCAAGCCGCTGGTGGTTGGGGGCCTTCGTGATCCCCCCAGCCTCCGCCATCACAACCAGGATAAATTCCCTGCTTGCTACCGCTACAGCCCCGAAGCCAGGCTGGGGCCAGCCCTTCTCCGGGCTTGGTTCTTTGAGGACTTTGTGCCAGGCGTCAAACGCTATCTGCGCCggagctgcctgcagcagaaGGCCGTGTTGCTGCTTAGCACCCCGCCACCCCCCTCTGGGACAGGTGCTGAGGAATCGCCCCCGTTGCAGACACCCGACGGCTCCATCCGTGCCCTCTTCCTCTCCAAGGGCCCTGCCGGGAGCAGCTCGGCTGGAGGAGGAGGCCGAATCCCGGCCCCGCTGGAGCAAGGGGTGGTATCCGCCTTCAAGCAACTCTACAAGCGGGAATTGCTGCGCCTGGCTGTCTCGTGTGCAGCCGGCTCCGGTGGCCCCATGGACTTTGTGCGGTCCTTCCTCCTCAAGGACATGTTGTACCTGGCCGGCCTCTCCTGGGACCTCATCCCTCCCGGCTCCATCGAgaagtgctggctgctggggctgcgtGCTGCCTTCgagccccagcccggggaggAAGAGCACGGAAACCCCCCGcgcagggaggaaggcagcgggGACAGCAAAGTCTTTAGTGACCTGACCCACCTGGCCGCGTTGGCCTACAAGCGCTTGGCTCCCGAGGAGGTGGCCGACTGGTTGCACTTGGATGACATGGCCCCGGGTACGGAGGAGGACGATGGGGAAGAAGACGCTGAGGAGGAAGGCctcgggggctgtggggcagaggaggatgaggaggaggcagctgctggAGATGGGGGTGGCagaaggggtggggaaggaggggatgcCTTGCTGCCCACAGCTCGGGAAGCCATCAAAGGTCTGGAGACGGCGCTGCGCTGGCTGGAGGGTCAAGACCCCCGGCAAGTGGGGCCGTTGAAGCTGGTGCAGCTCCGCTCTCTCATCAGCATGGCCCAGCGGCTGCACCGCGGCGGCAGCCCCCATTCCTAG